The following proteins come from a genomic window of Deltaproteobacteria bacterium:
- a CDS encoding VWA domain-containing protein, translating into MGTNRLTSVLVATLLTVFAATTLFAQQRSSREEWQGSRTDDDWQGERPTPPSQQPSPFPAPQKPTRSGKQVLEIPSQRQQESLEPPRRQAELPPRSQPELPPRRQNEDVRAPQAVTVTVTNPQGGYIPGLQRDDFTLYEDGVPQEITYFNTGDTEPVSLGLIVDTSGSMKTKIERARQALRRFIESIRPRDEVFIAEFNQQPSLLQDFTDSRTLLMQAVSLLRPVGGTSLYDAVLDGLRRVKTGQNQKKALIVVTDGIDTGSFTSLDQVTNAARRSGVLLYTIGIGNPQGGGGISGPSIMIGPFAVVGSGIGDDRVDSHILRQISSETGGEHFLLNPADVMGSRSVLDAAVQAISRELRQQYTLGYRSTLPSDRYRSVRVETRRDDVVVRTQKGHAAEGGR; encoded by the coding sequence ATGGGCACGAACAGATTAACCAGTGTGCTGGTGGCAACGCTCCTGACCGTCTTTGCAGCGACCACGCTCTTTGCTCAGCAGCGTTCTTCGCGTGAAGAATGGCAAGGGTCGCGAACGGATGACGACTGGCAAGGAGAACGACCCACTCCGCCATCACAGCAACCCTCTCCCTTCCCAGCTCCGCAGAAGCCTACGCGTTCAGGGAAGCAAGTGCTAGAAATTCCGTCCCAACGACAACAAGAGTCGCTTGAACCACCACGGCGACAGGCGGAACTGCCACCACGTTCGCAGCCAGAACTTCCACCGCGCCGCCAAAACGAAGACGTCCGTGCGCCGCAAGCAGTGACGGTTACTGTGACAAATCCCCAAGGTGGCTATATCCCTGGGTTGCAGCGGGACGATTTCACTTTATATGAAGATGGAGTTCCACAAGAGATTACCTACTTTAACACTGGCGATACTGAGCCAGTGAGCCTGGGATTGATTGTCGATACCAGTGGCAGCATGAAGACGAAGATCGAAAGGGCTCGGCAAGCATTGCGTCGCTTTATTGAGTCTATTCGCCCTCGAGACGAAGTGTTTATTGCTGAGTTCAACCAGCAGCCTTCTCTCCTCCAGGATTTTACTGACAGCCGGACCCTCTTGATGCAGGCCGTTAGTTTGCTGCGGCCAGTAGGTGGTACGTCGCTCTATGATGCAGTGCTTGATGGGTTACGTCGCGTCAAGACTGGGCAGAATCAGAAAAAGGCGTTGATTGTGGTAACAGATGGGATCGATACCGGAAGCTTTACGTCGCTTGATCAGGTCACGAATGCGGCACGCCGTTCCGGCGTTCTCCTCTACACCATTGGGATTGGTAATCCTCAAGGGGGCGGTGGGATTAGTGGTCCATCAATTATGATTGGCCCCTTTGCGGTTGTCGGTAGTGGCATAGGAGATGATCGAGTGGATTCTCACATCTTACGTCAGATCAGTAGCGAAACCGGAGGGGAACACTTCTTACTCAACCCGGCTGATGTAATGGGGAGTCGGTCTGTACTTGACGCTGCAGTGCAGGCCATTTCGCGCGAATTACGCCAGCAATACACGCTCGGCTATCGTTCGACCTTACCGTCGGATCGCTACCGAAGTGTACGTGTGGAAACACGGCGAGACGATGTGGTT